Proteins encoded together in one Polaribacter reichenbachii window:
- a CDS encoding M28 family metallopeptidase, producing the protein MKKILYVASAIAFMACSSSKEASNEDANVDQAAKYAATITAKDLGTHLFTYASDEFEGRETGEPGQKKAVEYLKNFYVNKGIVSPIGGDDYFQEVPAAWINKNTRRGKFKDSENVLAFIKGTEKPDEIVVISAHLDHEGVKDGVVYNGADDDGSGTVAVLEIAEAFKMAADAGKGPKRSILFLHVTGEEKGLLGSKYYTENPIFPIANTVCDLNIDMIGRIDERHKEDPNYLYLIGSDKLSTELHNLSEEINKKYTNINFDYKYNDENDPNRFYYRSDHYNFAKHNVPIIFYFNGTHADYHKPSDTPDKINYELLENRTRLVFHTAWEVANKETRIIADKAEVKKEEKTK; encoded by the coding sequence ATGAAAAAAATACTGTACGTTGCTAGTGCAATCGCTTTTATGGCTTGTAGTTCTAGCAAAGAAGCATCTAATGAAGATGCAAATGTAGATCAGGCTGCAAAATACGCAGCAACTATTACTGCAAAAGATTTAGGAACGCATCTTTTTACTTATGCTTCTGACGAGTTTGAAGGTAGAGAAACTGGTGAGCCAGGACAGAAAAAAGCGGTTGAATATTTAAAGAATTTTTATGTAAATAAAGGAATTGTTTCACCAATTGGAGGTGATGATTATTTTCAAGAAGTACCTGCAGCATGGATTAACAAAAATACACGTCGTGGAAAATTTAAAGATTCTGAGAATGTATTGGCCTTTATTAAAGGTACAGAAAAACCAGATGAAATTGTGGTTATCTCAGCACACTTAGATCACGAAGGTGTTAAAGATGGAGTTGTTTATAATGGTGCAGATGATGATGGTTCTGGAACGGTTGCTGTATTAGAAATTGCTGAAGCTTTTAAAATGGCTGCAGATGCTGGTAAAGGCCCAAAACGTTCAATTTTATTTTTACACGTTACAGGTGAAGAAAAAGGTTTATTAGGTTCTAAATATTACACCGAAAACCCAATTTTTCCGATAGCCAATACAGTTTGCGATTTAAATATTGATATGATTGGTAGAATTGATGAAAGACATAAAGAAGATCCTAATTATTTATATTTAATTGGTTCTGATAAATTGAGTACTGAGCTTCATAATTTATCAGAAGAAATCAATAAAAAGTACACAAACATTAACTTTGATTACAAATATAATGATGAAAATGATCCGAATCGTTTTTACTATAGATCTGATCATTACAATTTTGCAAAACACAATGTGCCAATTATATTTTATTTTAATGGAACGCATGCAGATTACCACAAACCATCTGATACACCAGACAAAATTAACTACGAATTGTTAGAAAACAGAACACGTTTGGTTTTTCATACTGCTTGGGAAGTTGCTAATAAAGAAACTAGAATTATAGCTGATAAAGCCGAAGTTAAAAAAGAAGAAAAAACGAAATAA
- a CDS encoding ABC transporter ATP-binding protein, whose product MKHHKNIILKTENLSIGYQDKKAQNIVASNIDITIEKGKLVTVLGKNGIGKSTLLRTVSKVQKALKGEVFINQKNIENFTNKELSTVLSLVLTERLPESQITVFELIALGRQPYTNWIDKLSENDLEKINWAIDQTEIYHLKEKFFYELSDGQLQRVLIARALAQDTDLIILDEPTAHLDLHHTIKIFDLLQKLINKTSKTIILSSHEVNLSIKFADEIILFTDEKIHTGTPLYLMETGAFDNLFPSDIVNFNRKLEQFIINKP is encoded by the coding sequence TTGAAACATCATAAAAACATCATTTTAAAAACTGAAAACCTTAGCATAGGTTATCAAGATAAAAAAGCACAAAATATTGTAGCTTCTAATATTGATATTACAATTGAAAAAGGAAAATTGGTTACTGTTTTAGGTAAAAACGGAATAGGAAAATCGACTTTATTAAGAACAGTTTCTAAAGTTCAAAAAGCATTAAAAGGCGAGGTTTTTATCAACCAAAAAAATATTGAAAACTTTACAAATAAAGAACTTTCTACAGTTTTAAGTTTAGTATTAACTGAACGTTTACCCGAAAGTCAAATTACTGTTTTTGAACTCATTGCTTTAGGCAGACAACCATACACCAATTGGATTGATAAACTTTCGGAAAATGACTTAGAAAAAATAAACTGGGCTATAGACCAAACAGAAATTTATCACCTAAAAGAAAAGTTTTTTTATGAGTTGAGTGATGGACAGTTGCAAAGAGTACTTATTGCAAGAGCTTTAGCACAAGACACAGATCTTATTATTTTAGATGAACCCACTGCTCATTTAGATTTACATCATACTATCAAAATTTTTGATTTATTACAAAAGTTGATCAATAAAACTTCTAAAACCATAATTTTATCGTCTCATGAAGTAAATTTATCTATTAAATTTGCTGATGAAATTATATTATTTACTGATGAGAAAATACATACAGGAACACCTTTATACCTAATGGAAACAGGAGCTTTCGATAATTTATTTCCTAGTGACATTGTTAATTTTAACAGAAAATTAGAGCAATTTATTATAAACAAGCCTTAA
- a CDS encoding non-canonical purine NTP diphosphatase codes for MKLVFATNNLNKLAEVQKMMPKSIELLSLKDINCFDEIDETETTLEGNAKLKADYITQKFGYNCFADDTGLEVESLGGKPGVYSARFAGEPANSDNNMQKLLSELKEKENKKAQFRTAVALNLNDEKFLFEGICKGDILTEKQGEKGFGYDPIFKPKGYNLSFAEMSSEEKNKISHRGIAIQKLVAFLNDYKS; via the coding sequence ATGAAATTAGTTTTTGCAACAAATAACTTAAACAAATTGGCTGAAGTTCAAAAAATGATGCCAAAATCAATAGAATTATTGAGCTTAAAAGACATTAATTGTTTTGATGAAATTGACGAAACTGAAACAACTTTAGAAGGTAATGCCAAATTAAAAGCAGATTATATTACTCAAAAATTTGGTTATAATTGTTTTGCTGATGATACAGGTTTAGAAGTTGAAAGTTTAGGAGGAAAACCAGGAGTTTATTCAGCACGTTTTGCTGGTGAACCTGCCAATTCTGATAATAATATGCAAAAATTATTATCAGAATTAAAAGAAAAAGAGAATAAAAAAGCACAATTTAGAACTGCTGTTGCTTTAAATTTAAATGATGAAAAATTTCTTTTTGAAGGCATTTGTAAAGGTGATATTTTAACCGAAAAACAAGGTGAAAAAGGTTTTGGTTACGACCCAATTTTTAAACCTAAAGGATACAATTTGTCTTTTGCTGAAATGAGTTCTGAAGAAAAAAATAAAATTTCTCATAGAGGAATTGCCATCCAAAAATTAGTCGCTTTTTTAAATGACTATAAATCTTAA
- the leuD gene encoding 3-isopropylmalate dehydratase small subunit — protein MAYDKFNVLTSTAYPLPTENVDTDQIIPARFLKATERKDFDINFFRDWRFEQDGTPKADFPLNKEIYAGSKILVGGRNFGSGSSREHAAWSVYDFGLRCVISSAFADIFKNNCLNVGVLPVQVSPEFADTLFAAIMADPKTEIKVDLPNQTVTLVATGESESFDINTYKKENMLNGFDDIDYLKNIENEISAFAETRPF, from the coding sequence ATGGCTTACGATAAATTTAATGTATTAACAAGTACAGCATATCCATTACCAACAGAAAATGTAGATACAGATCAAATAATTCCTGCTCGTTTTTTAAAAGCAACTGAGCGTAAAGATTTTGATATTAACTTTTTTCGTGATTGGAGATTTGAGCAAGATGGAACACCAAAAGCAGATTTTCCTTTAAATAAAGAAATTTATGCAGGTTCTAAAATTTTAGTAGGAGGTAGAAACTTTGGTTCTGGTTCTTCTAGAGAGCACGCAGCTTGGTCTGTGTACGATTTTGGTTTACGTTGTGTAATTTCATCAGCATTTGCAGATATTTTTAAAAATAACTGTTTAAACGTTGGAGTTCTACCTGTACAAGTATCTCCTGAATTTGCAGATACCTTATTTGCAGCGATTATGGCAGATCCGAAAACAGAAATCAAAGTAGATTTACCTAACCAAACCGTTACTTTAGTAGCAACTGGTGAGTCTGAATCTTTTGATATTAATACTTACAAAAAAGAAAATATGTTAAATGGTTTTGATGATATCGATTATTTAAAAAACATCGAAAACGAAATTTCTGCTTTTGCAGAAACAAGACCATTTTAA
- a CDS encoding PLP-dependent transferase encodes MQNYIKEVIKNMPKDWLNLTTHRLDIYEEKLAKTQFLEEFINLYNNDISDISALAELPTAYDYIRLGHPLSCVLEWVVANAQQLSSENIISFDSKTMPILAILRKNLLENKKTRILYTDVLPTSFDVTVLKSVYGYEFELHKIEQGTKVDEFDGSTIFIQQKEHISDFNIIPNIDFFININTILGSILLVNGTKNESYISEIQHVRRRETIAMTPENCLVALQNYVGETSLKIADNNLETDKRSVLNSIQKVTNTTSKPLVASSGLSMQYAIMMGLIDDANLNHPKKTIKFIVPPNCYGGTNDQARRVAACIENVEIVDLPVDGENDMVQSIERILTTLADEDAVPYIIAEIPTNPRVEVPDLTKLEAVLSKKRTTKTGKTAIDPVFILDQTFCPNVHFLGRDAILSSIRAISYASGSKFPSGGKCTAGYCIVNEKNSSISEKIDLHLSLCENEATPQQYQILATQLPSMKQRIEDAYKNTLEFVNFIKEVLPAAKINFVSSELASQGFTPSVFSLDLPTKGNSLEEKESYKRALNLKLINLMITEIPDESKFCVSYGQLKGCYWTIPATSTQGTTKEGDKDYIVRTSMSPDLDLEMHKKVFLKFVESI; translated from the coding sequence ATGCAAAATTATATAAAAGAAGTAATTAAAAATATGCCAAAAGATTGGCTAAATTTAACTACTCATAGACTTGATATTTACGAAGAAAAATTGGCTAAAACTCAGTTTTTAGAGGAGTTTATCAATTTGTACAATAACGATATTTCTGATATATCTGCATTAGCTGAATTACCAACTGCTTACGATTATATTAGATTAGGACATCCTTTATCTTGTGTTTTAGAATGGGTAGTTGCTAACGCACAACAATTATCCTCAGAAAACATCATCAGTTTCGATTCTAAAACGATGCCTATTTTAGCGATTTTAAGAAAAAACTTATTAGAAAATAAAAAAACTCGAATTCTTTATACTGATGTATTACCAACTTCTTTTGATGTTACTGTTCTAAAATCCGTTTACGGTTATGAATTTGAGTTACATAAAATTGAGCAAGGTACTAAAGTTGATGAATTTGATGGAAGTACAATTTTTATTCAGCAAAAAGAACATATTTCTGATTTCAATATTATACCAAACATTGATTTTTTTATCAATATTAATACAATTTTAGGAAGTATTTTATTAGTAAATGGAACAAAAAACGAATCTTATATTTCCGAAATTCAACACGTAAGAAGAAGAGAAACTATTGCAATGACTCCTGAAAATTGTTTGGTTGCTTTGCAAAATTATGTTGGCGAAACTTCTTTAAAGATTGCTGATAATAATTTAGAAACTGATAAAAGAAGTGTTTTAAACTCGATTCAAAAAGTTACAAATACTACTTCAAAACCACTAGTCGCTTCTAGTGGATTATCTATGCAATATGCAATAATGATGGGTTTAATTGATGATGCGAATTTAAATCATCCTAAAAAAACCATTAAATTTATTGTTCCCCCAAATTGTTATGGAGGCACAAATGACCAAGCCAGACGTGTTGCTGCTTGTATAGAAAATGTAGAAATTGTTGATTTACCTGTTGATGGTGAAAATGATATGGTACAAAGTATTGAACGCATTTTAACCACACTTGCTGATGAAGATGCTGTACCTTATATTATTGCAGAAATACCTACTAACCCAAGAGTTGAAGTACCTGATTTAACAAAATTAGAAGCGGTTTTAAGTAAAAAACGTACCACAAAAACTGGAAAAACAGCTATTGATCCTGTTTTTATTTTAGATCAAACTTTTTGTCCTAATGTACATTTTTTAGGGAGAGATGCAATTCTATCTTCCATTAGAGCTATTTCTTATGCAAGTGGTTCTAAATTTCCTAGTGGAGGAAAATGTACGGCTGGATATTGTATAGTAAATGAAAAAAACAGCTCGATTTCAGAAAAAATTGACCTGCATTTGTCGCTTTGTGAGAATGAAGCTACACCTCAACAATATCAAATATTAGCAACACAATTACCTTCTATGAAGCAAAGAATTGAAGATGCATATAAAAACACCTTGGAGTTTGTAAACTTTATTAAAGAGGTTTTACCTGCTGCAAAAATTAACTTTGTTTCTTCAGAATTAGCTTCACAAGGGTTTACACCTTCTGTTTTTTCTTTGGATTTGCCAACAAAAGGAAATTCTCTTGAAGAAAAAGAATCCTATAAAAGAGCATTGAATTTAAAGTTAATTAATTTAATGATTACAGAAATCCCTGATGAAAGTAAGTTTTGTGTGAGTTATGGACAATTAAAAGGCTGTTATTGGACGATTCCTGCAACTTCTACACAAGGTACTACAAAAGAAGGCGATAAAGATTATATAGTACGAACTTCTATGTCTCCTGATTTAGATTTAGAAATGCACAAGAAAGTGTTTTTAAAGTTTGTAGAAAGTATTTAA
- the leuB gene encoding 3-isopropylmalate dehydrogenase: MKLNIALLAGDGIGPEVIDQAVKVSDAIAKKFNHEINWRPALTGAAAIDAVGEPYPDETHEICASSDAVLFGAIGHPRFDNDPSAKVRPEQGLLKMRKKLGLFANVRPTFTFPSLLDKSPLKRERIEGTDLVFLRELTGGIYFGEKGRRDEGETAFDNCVYTRDEVKRLAVKGFELAMTRGKKLCCVDKANVLETSRLWRETVQAMEKDYPEVEVSYEFVDAVAMRLVQWPNSYDVLITENLFGDILTDEASVISGSMGLMPSASLGSEIGLFEPIHGSYPQATGLNIANPMATVLSAAMMFENFGLQEEGKAIRDAVNSALDKGMVTEDLADGGKAYGTSEVGDWLADNI, translated from the coding sequence ATGAAATTAAACATCGCATTATTAGCAGGAGATGGAATTGGTCCAGAAGTAATTGACCAAGCAGTAAAAGTATCTGATGCAATTGCAAAGAAATTTAATCACGAAATTAATTGGAGACCAGCATTAACTGGTGCTGCTGCTATTGATGCAGTAGGTGAACCTTATCCTGATGAAACTCACGAAATTTGTGCGTCTTCTGATGCTGTTTTATTTGGTGCAATTGGGCATCCAAGATTCGATAATGATCCATCAGCAAAAGTTCGTCCAGAACAAGGATTATTAAAAATGCGTAAAAAATTAGGTTTATTTGCTAATGTAAGACCAACGTTTACGTTTCCTTCTTTGTTAGATAAATCACCTTTAAAAAGAGAAAGAATCGAAGGAACTGATTTGGTTTTTTTACGTGAATTGACTGGAGGAATTTACTTTGGTGAAAAAGGTAGAAGAGATGAAGGAGAAACTGCTTTTGATAATTGTGTTTATACAAGAGATGAGGTTAAAAGATTAGCTGTTAAAGGTTTTGAATTAGCAATGACTCGTGGTAAAAAATTATGTTGTGTAGATAAAGCGAACGTTTTAGAAACATCTAGATTATGGAGAGAAACTGTACAAGCTATGGAAAAAGATTATCCAGAAGTTGAGGTTTCTTATGAGTTTGTAGATGCAGTTGCTATGCGTTTAGTACAATGGCCAAATAGTTATGATGTTTTAATTACAGAGAACTTATTTGGAGACATTTTAACAGATGAAGCTTCTGTTATTTCTGGTTCTATGGGTTTAATGCCAAGTGCTTCTTTAGGTTCTGAAATTGGTTTATTCGAGCCAATTCACGGTTCTTATCCGCAGGCAACAGGTTTAAACATTGCAAACCCAATGGCTACAGTTTTATCTGCAGCAATGATGTTCGAAAACTTTGGTTTACAAGAAGAAGGTAAAGCAATTAGAGATGCTGTAAACAGTGCTTTAGATAAAGGTATGGTTACAGAAGATTTAGCAGATGGAGGAAAAGCTTATGGAACTTCGGAAGTAGGAGATTGGTTAGCTGATAATATCTAA
- the leuC gene encoding 3-isopropylmalate dehydratase large subunit produces the protein MAKTLFDKVWDSHVVRQVKDGPDVFFIDRHFIHEVTSPVAFLGLESRGNSVVYPARTFATADHNTPTINQHLPVADPLSANQLDALEKNAAKHGISHWGLGDINNGIVHVVGPENGITLPGATIVCGDSHTSTHGAFGAIAFGIGTSEVEMVLSTQCIMQPKPKKMRINVNGKLGLGVTPKDVALYIISKQTTSGATGFFVEYAGDVFEDMTMEGRMTVCNLSIEMGARGGMIAPDEKTFEYIKGRSQTPKGADWDKAMKYWETLSTDEGAEFDVEFNYEASDIEPMITYGTNPGMGMGVTKSIPLAENVEGGVDTYKKSLGYMSFSEGDAMIGKEIDFVFLGSCTNGRIEDFRAFCSIVEGRQKADNVTAWLVPGSHKVVDQIKAEGLDKIIDAAGFVLREPGCSACLAMNDDKIPSGKLSVSTSNRNFEGRQGPGSRTLLASPLVAAASAVEGKVTDPRTLLTA, from the coding sequence ATGGCAAAAACATTATTTGACAAAGTATGGGATTCGCACGTTGTTCGTCAGGTTAAAGACGGACCAGATGTGTTTTTTATAGATCGTCATTTTATTCACGAAGTTACAAGTCCTGTAGCTTTTTTAGGATTAGAAAGTAGAGGGAATTCTGTTGTGTATCCTGCACGTACATTTGCAACTGCAGATCATAATACACCAACTATAAATCAACATTTACCTGTTGCAGATCCTTTATCTGCAAATCAGTTAGATGCTTTAGAAAAAAATGCGGCTAAACACGGTATTTCTCACTGGGGTTTAGGCGATATTAATAACGGAATTGTTCACGTTGTTGGCCCAGAAAACGGAATTACCTTACCTGGAGCAACAATTGTTTGTGGAGATTCTCATACATCTACTCACGGAGCTTTTGGTGCTATTGCCTTTGGTATTGGTACCTCTGAGGTAGAAATGGTATTGTCTACACAATGTATTATGCAGCCAAAACCTAAAAAAATGCGTATTAACGTAAATGGTAAATTAGGTTTAGGAGTTACACCTAAAGATGTTGCTTTATACATTATTTCAAAACAAACTACTTCTGGTGCAACTGGATTTTTTGTAGAATATGCAGGTGATGTTTTTGAAGATATGACAATGGAAGGACGTATGACTGTGTGTAATTTATCTATTGAGATGGGTGCACGTGGTGGAATGATTGCTCCTGATGAAAAAACATTTGAATATATAAAAGGTCGTTCTCAAACTCCTAAAGGAGCAGATTGGGACAAAGCAATGAAATATTGGGAAACTTTATCTACGGATGAAGGTGCAGAGTTTGATGTAGAATTTAACTATGAAGCATCAGATATTGAGCCAATGATTACTTATGGTACAAACCCAGGAATGGGAATGGGCGTAACAAAATCAATTCCTTTAGCAGAAAATGTAGAAGGTGGAGTTGATACCTATAAAAAATCATTAGGTTACATGTCTTTTAGCGAAGGTGATGCTATGATTGGTAAAGAAATCGACTTTGTATTCTTAGGTTCTTGTACAAATGGTAGAATTGAAGATTTTAGAGCATTTTGTTCTATTGTAGAAGGTAGACAAAAAGCAGACAATGTTACTGCTTGGTTAGTACCAGGTTCTCATAAAGTTGTAGATCAAATTAAAGCAGAAGGTTTAGATAAAATTATAGACGCTGCAGGTTTTGTATTAAGAGAACCAGGTTGTTCTGCTTGTTTGGCAATGAATGATGATAAAATTCCTTCAGGAAAATTATCAGTTTCAACATCAAACAGAAACTTTGAAGGAAGACAAGGGCCAGGATCTAGAACATTATTAGCTTCTCCATTAGTTGCAGCAGCATCTGCAGTAGAAGGTAAAGTTACAGATCCAAGAACGTTATTAACAGCATAA
- a CDS encoding FecCD family ABC transporter permease — protein sequence MKNKSYTKHFILLSVLLMILFFVNVSLGSVSIPLEDIFKIITGNVPAKESWATIILNFRLPKAITAILVGSGLSICGLLMQTLFRNPLAGPFVLGISSGASLGVAILILGSSVFGGFLLTNSLSIWSLPIAASLGAFLVLSAVIIAANKVRNTMSILIIGLMFGSLTSAVISVLAYFSEADQIQQYLFWSFGSLGNLSWNEILVFSIIYSIGILGTLSIIKPLNSFLLGENYAKSLGINIKKSRNIILLITSILTGVITAFSGPIAFVGLAVPHIARMFFTTSNHKILIPAVAILGAIILLICDSIAQLPTSEFTLPINAITSLFGAPVVIWLLVRKKKIYV from the coding sequence ATGAAAAACAAATCGTACACAAAACACTTTATTTTATTATCAGTTTTACTGATGATTTTGTTTTTTGTGAATGTTAGTTTAGGCTCAGTATCTATACCTTTAGAGGATATTTTTAAAATTATTACAGGAAATGTTCCTGCCAAAGAAAGTTGGGCAACTATTATTTTAAATTTTAGATTACCAAAAGCAATTACAGCAATTTTAGTAGGTTCTGGTTTGTCTATTTGTGGTTTGTTAATGCAGACCTTATTTAGAAATCCTTTAGCTGGGCCTTTTGTATTAGGAATTTCATCTGGCGCAAGCTTAGGAGTTGCCATTTTAATTTTAGGTTCGTCTGTTTTTGGTGGCTTTTTATTAACCAATTCTCTGTCTATTTGGTCTTTGCCAATTGCTGCAAGTTTAGGTGCTTTTCTTGTATTATCTGCTGTAATAATTGCTGCAAATAAAGTAAGAAACACGATGTCTATTTTAATTATTGGGTTGATGTTTGGTTCTTTAACTTCTGCAGTAATTAGTGTATTAGCTTACTTTTCTGAGGCAGACCAAATTCAGCAATATTTATTCTGGAGTTTTGGTAGTTTAGGCAATTTAAGTTGGAATGAAATTTTAGTTTTTTCTATTATTTATAGTATTGGAATTCTAGGAACTTTATCTATCATAAAACCTTTAAACAGTTTTTTATTGGGCGAAAATTATGCAAAAAGCTTAGGTATCAATATTAAAAAAAGTAGAAATATAATTTTATTAATAACCAGTATTTTAACAGGAGTAATTACAGCTTTTTCAGGCCCAATTGCTTTTGTAGGTTTAGCTGTTCCTCATATTGCTAGAATGTTTTTTACAACGTCAAATCATAAAATATTAATACCTGCTGTAGCTATTTTAGGCGCAATAATTTTATTGATTTGCGATAGTATTGCACAATTACCCACAAGCGAATTTACGCTACCAATTAATGCAATTACTTCACTTTTTGGTGCGCCTGTTGTAATTTGGCTGTTGGTGAGAAAAAAGAAGATTTATGTTTAA
- a CDS encoding alpha-isopropylmalate synthase regulatory domain-containing protein: MTKRTIEIMDTTLRDGEQTSGVSFSVSEKLTIAKLLLEELKVDRIEIASARVSEGELEAVKKVTSWADSENLLDKIEVLTFVDGGKSIDWMIASGSKVQNLLTKGSLNHLTHQLKKTPEQHFADIKATIELAAKNNIKTNVYLEDWSNGMRNSKEYVFEYLDFLTTQKIERVLLPDTLGVLTPVETFKFIAEVKEKYPKLHIDFHGHNDYDLGVANVMEAVKAGTNGLHLTINGMGERAGNAPMASVIAVINDFLEDVKINTNEKALNKVSKLVENFSGFRIPVNKPVVGANVFTQTAGIHADGDNKNNLYFNDLMPERFGRKRKYALGKTSGKANIQKNLQDLGLSLNDEELKKVTQRIIELGDKKEVVSQDDLPYIISDVLDSDTIEKRIVVENYVLGHAKGMKPSTTLQLKVEGIQYEAHAQGDGQFDAFMNALRKLYKTHSKKDLPGLIDYAVRIPPGSHSDALCETIITWKGEKKEFITRGLDSDQTVSAIKATEKMLNII; encoded by the coding sequence ATGACGAAGAGAACAATAGAAATAATGGATACGACACTGCGTGATGGAGAACAAACATCAGGCGTGTCGTTTTCAGTTTCAGAAAAATTAACAATTGCTAAATTACTTTTAGAAGAATTAAAAGTAGATCGAATAGAAATTGCATCTGCAAGAGTTTCTGAAGGCGAATTAGAAGCGGTTAAAAAAGTAACTTCTTGGGCAGATTCAGAAAATCTATTAGATAAAATAGAGGTTTTAACTTTTGTTGATGGAGGGAAATCTATTGATTGGATGATAGCTTCTGGATCAAAAGTTCAGAATTTATTAACCAAAGGTTCTTTAAATCATTTAACACATCAACTAAAAAAAACACCAGAACAACACTTTGCAGATATTAAAGCAACTATTGAGTTAGCTGCTAAAAATAATATTAAAACCAATGTTTATTTAGAAGATTGGTCTAATGGAATGCGTAATTCTAAAGAATATGTTTTTGAGTATTTAGATTTTTTAACTACTCAAAAAATAGAACGTGTTTTATTGCCAGATACTTTAGGAGTTTTAACACCAGTAGAAACTTTTAAATTTATTGCAGAGGTTAAAGAAAAGTATCCAAAATTACATATCGATTTTCACGGTCATAATGATTATGATTTAGGTGTTGCCAATGTTATGGAAGCTGTAAAAGCAGGTACAAATGGTTTGCATTTAACCATAAATGGGATGGGAGAACGTGCTGGAAATGCACCTATGGCTAGTGTAATTGCAGTCATTAATGATTTTCTAGAGGATGTAAAAATCAATACCAACGAAAAAGCATTAAATAAAGTAAGTAAGTTAGTAGAAAACTTTTCTGGGTTTCGTATTCCAGTAAATAAACCAGTTGTTGGCGCAAATGTATTTACCCAAACTGCAGGAATTCACGCAGATGGAGATAATAAAAACAATCTTTATTTTAACGATTTAATGCCAGAGCGTTTTGGTAGAAAACGTAAATATGCTTTAGGTAAAACATCTGGTAAAGCCAATATTCAAAAGAATTTACAAGATTTAGGTTTAAGTTTAAATGACGAAGAACTTAAAAAAGTTACACAAAGAATTATAGAGTTAGGAGATAAAAAGGAAGTCGTTTCTCAAGATGATTTACCATATATTATTTCTGATGTTTTAGATTCTGATACTATAGAAAAAAGAATTGTTGTAGAAAATTATGTTTTAGGTCACGCAAAAGGTATGAAACCATCTACAACGTTACAATTAAAAGTAGAAGGAATTCAGTACGAAGCCCACGCACAAGGAGATGGACAGTTTGATGCTTTTATGAACGCGTTGCGTAAATTGTACAAAACACACAGTAAAAAAGATTTACCAGGTTTAATAGATTATGCAGTAAGAATTCCTCCAGGAAGTCATTCTGATGCTTTATGTGAAACTATTATTACTTGGAAAGGAGAAAAGAAAGAATTTATAACTCGTGGTTTAGATTCAGATCAAACAGTATCTGCAATTAAAGCGACAGAGAAAATGTTGAATATTATATAA